From a single Rhizobium lusitanum genomic region:
- a CDS encoding type II toxin-antitoxin system RelE/ParE family toxin → MRWTVETHDAADAEIEALPPGLQARLIRLMETVENVGLEQLREPHVKHLEGKLWELRAKAAEGIARGIYVTVTGRRVIVLHVFVKKSQKTPPGALAIARERMNEVKP, encoded by the coding sequence ATGAGATGGACAGTCGAAACGCACGATGCCGCCGATGCTGAAATCGAGGCATTGCCGCCGGGCCTTCAGGCGCGGCTGATCCGCCTCATGGAAACGGTCGAGAATGTCGGCCTTGAGCAACTACGCGAACCGCATGTGAAGCATCTGGAAGGCAAGCTTTGGGAACTACGCGCCAAAGCCGCCGAAGGCATCGCCCGTGGCATCTATGTGACCGTTACGGGCCGTCGCGTCATCGTACTGCATGTTTTCGTGAAGAAGTCACAGAAGACGCCACCGGGCGCGCTGGCAATAGCTAGAGAGCGAATGAACGAGGTGAAGCCATGA